Proteins encoded by one window of Prevotella nigrescens:
- a CDS encoding tetratricopeptide repeat protein yields the protein MGLQAKAQTNSQTTRYNYFFLEAIRQQEMGNLAAAFDLLRHARDINPNAPEVYYELAGYYVEMQNNKAARYNFERAAELAPNNSTYLEKLGQFYITQNDYEQALAAYEKLYANNKTREDVLQILYQLYGSQNDYKKMIEVTERMETLLGSSEQLSLTKMQIFEQMGDKRKAQAELMRLVQKNPLDLNYRVMLGNWLFQNNKKKEAYKEYQTVLKEDPDNAAAQLSLLDYYRDAKNEKVVDELTQKLLESKKTEKETKMALLRQVIMDNQNSSAKDSLEVIKLFNRVLSYPQEDADIVLMKAAYLNLKHAPEDSINKVYEQAIAIEPDNSRARIALIQNIWDTGQYDKVIAIARPAHEYNPEEMAFYYFEGFAQYMKKENDAALQTFKKGVAQIKPDSDPNIVSDFYAIMGDILHEKGLEKDAFAAYDSCLHWRPENLAALNNYAYYLSLTKSDLKKAEQMSYKTIKKEPANPTFLDTYAWILFLQERYEEANIYIDQAIKNDTTPSGVLFEHAGDIYYHVGKKKEASEAWQKAVELGDKSATLKRKIELQKYIPE from the coding sequence ATGGGCTTGCAGGCAAAAGCACAGACGAATAGCCAGACAACACGCTACAACTATTTCTTTTTGGAAGCTATTCGGCAACAAGAAATGGGCAACTTAGCTGCAGCATTCGACTTGTTGCGCCACGCCCGCGACATCAATCCGAATGCTCCTGAGGTGTATTATGAACTTGCAGGATACTATGTTGAAATGCAAAACAACAAGGCAGCACGCTATAATTTCGAGAGAGCGGCTGAACTTGCGCCCAATAATTCCACGTATTTAGAGAAATTAGGACAGTTCTATATCACTCAGAATGATTACGAACAGGCGTTGGCTGCATACGAAAAACTCTATGCAAACAACAAAACTCGCGAGGACGTTCTGCAGATCCTCTATCAGCTTTATGGTTCGCAGAACGACTATAAGAAGATGATAGAGGTAACAGAACGTATGGAAACGCTTTTGGGAAGCAGCGAACAGCTGTCTCTGACAAAGATGCAAATCTTCGAACAGATGGGAGATAAGCGGAAAGCACAGGCGGAACTGATGCGCCTTGTGCAGAAAAATCCATTGGATTTGAACTATCGTGTAATGCTGGGCAATTGGCTTTTCCAGAACAATAAAAAGAAAGAAGCTTATAAGGAATACCAAACTGTGCTGAAAGAAGACCCCGACAACGCTGCCGCACAGCTGTCCCTGCTTGATTATTATCGCGATGCAAAGAACGAAAAAGTGGTAGACGAACTCACGCAGAAGCTATTGGAGTCGAAGAAAACCGAGAAGGAAACCAAGATGGCACTGCTCCGTCAGGTTATTATGGACAATCAAAACAGCAGCGCCAAGGACAGTCTTGAAGTAATAAAACTATTCAATCGTGTTCTTTCGTATCCACAAGAAGATGCTGATATTGTGCTTATGAAAGCAGCTTATCTTAACTTAAAGCATGCGCCAGAAGACAGTATAAACAAGGTTTACGAGCAAGCCATCGCCATAGAACCCGACAATTCGCGTGCTCGCATAGCCCTGATACAAAACATTTGGGACACAGGACAGTACGACAAGGTCATTGCCATTGCACGTCCTGCCCACGAATACAACCCCGAAGAGATGGCTTTCTACTATTTCGAGGGCTTTGCGCAATACATGAAGAAGGAAAACGATGCCGCATTGCAAACCTTCAAGAAAGGCGTAGCGCAGATAAAACCGGACAGCGACCCAAATATCGTATCAGACTTTTACGCTATCATGGGCGACATTCTGCACGAAAAGGGACTCGAAAAGGACGCTTTCGCGGCTTACGACAGCTGTTTGCACTGGCGTCCGGAGAACCTTGCAGCGCTGAACAACTATGCTTACTACTTAAGTTTGACGAAGAGCGACCTTAAAAAGGCGGAGCAGATGAGCTACAAAACGATAAAGAAAGAGCCGGCAAACCCTACTTTCCTCGACACTTATGCTTGGATTCTCTTCCTGCAAGAGCGATACGAGGAAGCCAATATCTATATAGACCAAGCCATAAAGAACGATACCACCCCCAGCGGCGTATTGTTCGAGCATGCCGGCGACATATATTACCATGTCGGAAAGAAGAAAGAGGCATCAGAAGCCTGGCAAAAGGCTGTGGAATTGGGCGATAAAAGTGCCACGCTAAAAAGGAAAATAGAACTTCAGAAATACATACCAGAATGA
- the dut gene encoding dUTP diphosphatase encodes MVQVKVINKGIQPLPTYATTQSAGMDLRANIDTPITLKPMERRLIPTGLYIALPKGYEAQVRPRSGLALKYGITVLNTPGTVDADYRGELMVLLINFSAEDFIINAGERIAQMVIARHEQAAFVEVDILDETERGAGGYGHTGVK; translated from the coding sequence ATGGTTCAAGTAAAAGTAATAAATAAGGGCATCCAGCCCTTACCAACATATGCAACAACACAGAGTGCAGGCATGGATTTGCGCGCAAATATAGACACTCCCATTACTTTGAAGCCAATGGAACGCCGCCTTATTCCCACAGGCTTGTACATTGCGCTCCCCAAAGGTTACGAAGCGCAAGTGCGTCCACGCAGCGGCTTGGCATTGAAATATGGGATAACGGTGTTGAATACGCCTGGAACAGTAGATGCAGACTATCGTGGCGAGTTGATGGTATTGCTGATTAACTTCTCTGCCGAAGACTTTATTATCAACGCTGGCGAACGTATTGCACAGATGGTGATAGCCCGTCATGAGCAAGCAGCGTTTGTTGAAGTAGATATTCTCGACGAAACGGAACGCGGTGCAGGTGGCTATGGACATACGGGAGTAAAGTAA
- the dgt gene encoding dGTP triphosphohydrolase, whose protein sequence is MNWQNLISNKRLGQEDRHALRHDDRSEFKRDSDRLIYSAPFRRLQNKTQVFPLPGSVFVHNRLTHSLEVASLGKSLGDDVARKLIKKHPELQGTLFEEIGTIVQTACYAHDMGNPPFGHSGEKAIQAFFTEGAGAYLKDKVSPRFWDDITHFEGNANAFRLLTHRFLGRREGGFVMTYSTLASIVKYPLSSSLAGKHGKFGFFASEEDIYKKIANELGIISKQVSDNGTAYARHPLVYLVEAADDICYEIMDIEDSHKLKLLSFEDTSELLLGFFDEETKKSIRNRIVEEGVTDRNEQVVYFRACAVGLLEAACVNVFVENEEAILNGTFEGSLIDHIPTLQRNNYKHCSKVSIEKIYSSKTVLDVELSGYKIMETLMEALISAAVEPEKFHSKQLIRRFSSQYDIRNPHLEDRIMAVIDYISGMTDIYALDIYQKINGISLPII, encoded by the coding sequence ATGAACTGGCAAAATCTTATCTCCAACAAACGACTCGGGCAGGAAGACCGACACGCTTTACGACACGACGATAGGTCGGAGTTTAAACGCGACAGCGACAGACTTATCTATTCAGCACCTTTCAGACGGCTGCAGAACAAGACACAAGTGTTTCCGCTACCAGGCAGTGTTTTTGTCCATAATCGCCTCACCCACTCGTTGGAAGTGGCATCGTTGGGCAAGTCTTTGGGCGACGACGTGGCACGAAAGCTCATAAAGAAACACCCCGAACTGCAAGGAACTCTTTTTGAAGAAATCGGCACAATCGTGCAGACTGCTTGCTATGCCCACGACATGGGTAATCCGCCGTTTGGTCATAGCGGAGAGAAAGCCATACAAGCCTTCTTCACCGAAGGCGCAGGGGCGTACTTAAAGGATAAAGTAAGTCCACGTTTTTGGGACGATATTACCCATTTCGAGGGAAATGCCAACGCTTTCCGCTTGCTCACCCATAGGTTTTTAGGACGTCGTGAAGGCGGTTTTGTGATGACTTACTCCACTTTGGCAAGCATCGTAAAGTACCCCTTGTCATCGTCTTTGGCAGGAAAGCACGGCAAATTCGGCTTTTTTGCATCGGAAGAAGATATATACAAGAAGATTGCCAACGAACTTGGAATTATCAGCAAGCAAGTTTCCGACAACGGAACAGCCTACGCTCGCCACCCATTGGTATATTTAGTGGAAGCCGCAGACGACATTTGCTACGAGATAATGGACATTGAAGATTCGCACAAACTTAAACTTCTGTCGTTTGAAGATACTTCCGAACTGCTGTTAGGGTTCTTCGACGAAGAAACAAAGAAGAGCATTCGCAATCGCATAGTAGAAGAAGGAGTTACCGACAGAAACGAGCAGGTGGTCTATTTCCGTGCCTGTGCCGTTGGTTTGCTCGAAGCAGCGTGCGTGAATGTCTTTGTTGAAAACGAGGAAGCCATACTCAACGGAACGTTTGAAGGTTCACTAATCGACCATATCCCAACGCTCCAGCGCAACAACTACAAGCACTGTTCAAAGGTTTCCATTGAGAAAATATACAGCAGCAAGACCGTGCTCGATGTGGAACTATCGGGTTATAAGATTATGGAAACGCTGATGGAAGCACTCATCAGTGCTGCAGTCGAACCGGAAAAGTTCCACAGCAAGCAGCTAATCCGCCGTTTCTCAAGTCAGTACGATATACGCAACCCACATCTCGAAGACCGTATTATGGCAGTAATCGACTACATCAGCGGTATGACAGATATATATGCACTCGACATTTATCAGAAAATAAACGGCATCAGCCTGCCGATAATCTAA